The following proteins are encoded in a genomic region of Poecilia reticulata strain Guanapo linkage group LG11, Guppy_female_1.0+MT, whole genome shotgun sequence:
- the LOC103472912 gene encoding nurim, with product MEPRRCFGSCAGCGEAVLAAGGACQAMGRLFHNTCFTCSVCSKQLKGQPFFTVSGHIYCEDDFLFSGVHPSEETCYSCGSSITDLTGAAGSGLCCGFRLQGLLCHRLSQGPVSPLRCLQDADTAHRDSVPWSVALKDSSVLWALFVDLSLLALFVAQHSLMASAPVKRALQSQLGALNRTAYCFSTALALQCLELAVILWLLPAFPLDRLLLAGTLSAYVGMAHSLDKQDLAYLCGQFKGKVWLLAEPLGGAEQNGSSLKEKEG from the exons ATGGAGCCCAGGCGTTGCTTTG GAAGCTGCGCTGGATGTGGGGAAGCCGTGTTGGCTGCTGGAGGAGCCTGCCAGGCGATGGGACGTTTATTCCACAACACATGCTTCACSTGCAGCGTTTGCA gcaAACAGCTCAAAGGACAGCCGTTCTTCACCGTGTCGGGACACATTTACTGTGAGGATGATTTTTTG ttttctggagttCACCCATCTGAAGAAACGTGTTACAGTTGCGGAAGTTCAATCACAGATTTG ACGGGAGCTGCAGGGTCAGGCCTTTGCTGTGGATTCAGACTGCAGGGTTTACTGTGTCACCGACTATCACAG GGTCCGGTCTCCCCTCTGCGGTGCCTGCAGGATGCCGATACTGCCCACAGAG ACTCCGTCCCCTGGTCCGTGGCCTTGAAGGACAGTTCTGTGCTCTGGGCTCTTTTTGTGGATCTGTCCTTGCTGGCTCTCTTCGTTGCCCAACACAGCCTGATGGCCTCGGCCCCGGTCAAACGGGCCCTGCAGTCCCAGCTGGGGGCCCTGAACAGGACAGCTTACTGCTTCTCTACTGCACTCGCCCTCCAG TGCCTGGAGCTGGCCGTCATCCTGTGGCTGCTGCCGGCCTTTCCCCTGGACAGGCTCCTGCTGGCCGGCACGCTGTCGGCCTACGTCGGCATGGCGCACTCTCTGGACAAACAGGATTTAGCCTACCTCTGTGGCCAGTTTAAAGGCAAGGTGTGGCTGTTAGCGGAGCCGCTAGGCGGCGCGGAGCAGAACGGCAGCAGCCTCAAGGAGAAGGAGGGCTAA